From the genome of Lotus japonicus ecotype B-129 chromosome 6, LjGifu_v1.2, one region includes:
- the LOC130722900 gene encoding probable inositol transporter 2 encodes MEGGVPEADVSAFRECLALSWKNPYVLRLAFSAGIGGFLFGYDTGVISGALLYIRDDFKAVDRETWLQEAIVSMALAGAIIGAAVGGWINDRFGRKTAILLADTLFFIGAVVMASAMNPAILIVGRVFVGLGVGMASMASPLYISEASPTRVRGALVSLNGFLITGGQFLSYVINLAFTSAPGTWRWMLGVAAVPALTQIILMLMLPESPRWLFRKGKEEQAKEILRKIYPPQEVEDEIIALKESVDMELREASDKVSIVNLLKTKTVRRGLYAGMGIQIFQQFVGINTVMYYSPTIVQLAGFASNRVALLLSLVIAGLNAFGSILSIYFIDKTGRRKLLLISLSGVVVSLVVLTVVFHQTTTHTPMISSIETSHFNNTCPDYRAALNPGEWDCMQCLKSSPECGFCASADNKLLPGACLISNDTTEDQCHNEHRLWYTRGCPSKNGWLALIGLGLYILFFSPGMGTVPWVINSEIYPLRYRGICGGMASTSNWVSNLIVAQSFLSLTEAIGISSTFMIFIFITVAAIVFVIVFVPETKGLPIEEVENMLERRSLNFKFWQRSSGSGQVDAQKTISL; translated from the exons ATGGAAGGAGGAGTGCCAGAAGCTGATGTCTCTGCTTTCAGAGAATGTTTAGCTCTATCATGGAAAAATCCTTATGTTCTTCGTCTTGCTTTCTCTGCTGGAATTGGAGGCTTTCTTTTTGGCTATGACACtg GAGTCATATCTGGAGCTCTTTTGTATATAAGAGATGATTTCAAAGCTGTGGATAGAGAGACTTGGCTGCAG GAAGCCATAGTGAGCATGGCACTTGCTGGAGCAATCATAGGAGCCGCAGTTGGAGGATGGATTAACGACCGATTTGGAAGGAAAACAGCAATTCTCCTTGCAGACACACTCTTTTTCATTGGAGCGGTTGTGATGGCATCTGCTATGAATCCAGCTATTCTCATTGTTGGTAGAGTTTTTGTTGGACTTGGTGTTGGAATGGCTTCAATGGCATCCCCTTTGTACATCTCTGAAGCTTCTCCAACCAGAGTTCGTGGAGCACTTGTTAGTCTCAATGGATTTCTCATCACTGGAGGACAGTTCCTTTCCTATGTCATCAACTTGGCCTTCACAAGT GCACCAGGAACATGGAGGTGGATGTTAGGAGTTGCAGCAGTACCTGCTCTAACACAAATCATATTGATGCTTATGCTCCCAGAATCACCTCGTTGGCTATTCAGAAAG GGTAAAGAAGAACAGGCCAAAGAAATTCTAAGGAAGATTTACCCTCCCCAAGAAGTTGAAGATGAAATCATTGCTTTAAAGGAATCAGTTGACATGGAACTCAGGGAAGCTTCAGATAAAGTCAGCATAGTCAACCTTTTGAAAACCAAAACTGTGAGGAGAGGTTTATATGCAGGAATGGGAATTCAAATCTTCCAGCAGTTTGTGGGAATCAACACTGTGATGTACTACAGCCCCACCATTGTTCAATTAGCTGGCTTTGCATCCAATAGGGTTGCACTTCTTCTATCACTTGTCATAGCTGGGTTGAATGCATTTGGTTCCATTTTGAGCATTTACTTCATTGATAAGACTGGGAGGAGGAAGCTTCTGCTGATAAGTTTGTCTGGTGTTGTGGTCTCCCTTGTTGTTTTAACTGTTGTGTTCCATCAGACTACAACTCACACTCCAATGATCAGCTCCATTGAAACTTCTCACTTCAATAACACATGCCCTGATTATAGGGCAGCTTTGAACCCTGGTGAATGGGATTGCATGCAATGCCTAAAGTCTTCTCCTGAGTGTGGCTTTTGTGCTTCAGCAGATAATAAG CTATTACCTGGGGCATGCTTGATTTCCAATGACACAACAGAAGATCAGTGCCACAATGAACACAGGCTATGGTACACAAGGGGATGCCCTAGCAAAAATGGATGGCTTGCACTAATTGGCTTGGGACTTTACATCTTATTCTTCTCACCAGGAATGGGAACTGTTCCATGGGTTATAAACTCTGAGATATATCCTTTGAGATACAGAGGAATCTGTGGAGGAATGGCATCTACCTCAAATTGGGTTTCAAATCTCATTGTTGCACAGTCCTTTCTGTCCTTGACAGAAGCTATAGGGATTTCATCCACATTCATGATATTTATATTCATCACCGTCGCGGCGATCGTCTTTGTGATTGTTTTCGTGCCAGAAACCAAAGGACTTCCAATTGAGGAGGTAGAGAACATGCTTGAAAGAAGGTCTCTGAACTTCAAGTTTTGGCAAAGAAGTTCTGGCTCTGGTCAAGTAGATGCACAAAAGACTATCTCACTTTGA
- the LOC130724381 gene encoding uncharacterized protein LOC130724381: MPKARGDFYRSGYEGSNTVRFNADRTCYATFGCRTMLTLRMGQSYAVSVVNVGPAIYISPSGPNPIMVQMTVREALNSALDEEMSANPKVFLMGEEVGEYLTFNPSSSCDENNNRLNQRNDFIHLEGQLLRAQTVSQHTAWFQSN, translated from the exons ATGCCTAAAGCGAGAGGGGACTTCTACCGATCGGGGTATGAGGGGTCAAATACAGTCAGATTCAATGCAGATAGGACTTGCTATGCAACATTTGGGTGTCGAACAATGTTGACACTGCGTATGGGACAGTCTTat GCAGTATCAGTTGTGAATGTTGGACCAGCAATTTATATTTCTCCATCAGGGCCAAATCCTATAATGGTGCAG ATGACAGTGAGAGAGGCTCTCAACTCCGCACTTGATGAGGAAATGTCAGCAAATCCTAAAGTCTTCTTGATGGGTGAAGAG GTTGGGGAATATCTAACCTTTAACCCTTCCAGCTCATGTGATGAAAATAACAATCGTTTAAATCAGAG GAATGATTTCATTCACTTGGAGGGACAACTTCTTAGAG CTCAAACTGTGTCCCAACACACTGCATGGTTCCAATCCAATTAA